The Nocardioides sp. S-1144 genome includes a region encoding these proteins:
- a CDS encoding helix-turn-helix transcriptional regulator, with protein sequence MTRRRDLPVYVSLEEAAEMMSLSTRTIRRRISDGTIPAYQCGRRSIRLRLDELEAALRRIPTAR encoded by the coding sequence ATGACCAGGAGGCGCGACCTGCCCGTCTACGTCAGCCTTGAGGAGGCCGCCGAGATGATGTCACTCTCGACCCGCACCATCCGCCGCCGGATCAGCGACGGCACCATCCCCGCCTACCAGTGCGGACGACGCTCGATCCGGCTCCGGCTCGACGAGCTCGAAGCCGCGCTGCGCCGCATCCCCACGGCCCGTTGA
- the mobF gene encoding MobF family relaxase, with protein MSGVHGGVKFYRGAAAAARSYVEADRSRVDDYYLAEGTGLAAHYVATPSAGDEAVGVVMAATLDGDGYERWVAGYDVETGAAKGRLRTDERGLRFVEVVVNGPKTWSLAAAIHPAIAEAYDAAQERAAAEIIGWVADHATTRVGPRGRQVQVPVERLEAAVVRHHTSRAGDPHRHLHLQINARAYALGAWRGLHSVGVVDSIEAINGIGHAAVASDPQFRRTLAGHGYTLDASSGEIAELTPYAGRFSARAAQINRNVDTYEAAWRTANPGQEPGPHQRRSWDRRAWADARPDKVVPESGADLAQRWREELHDLGFRPPTPPTDTTTAARASTPIARIRRDAVVELALVRLGARRSSWNAADLRGECERIVANVGVVADGATRRELTEDLTARAVAASRPLLQRDDVPDHVRALTSDRVLAVESDIVTRLVDRAERPATPARVGRVVARRELDDGQRGVVAALLGTAHLVVVEGAAGTGKTTTLAAASDGLKVDGSRLLVVTPTLKAAQVAGEQVGCDAFSAAWLVHQHGFRWDDNGRWRRVEAAELDVRGTPARLLPGDVLLVDEAGMLDQDVMHALLVVADESGARVALVGDRHQLPAVGRGGAFDLAIRWAPDEARVELDTVHRFVDDTYAELTLQMRAGERSGEVFDTLLDRGQIVIHPTEVERLAAVTATAVTDPTSAPLLIADTREQVGLLNAAIRDQRRTGEPAAGRTLTTDAGEQVSREDRVATRRNDRDLGVANRDTWTVAAVGNDGSLHIRGRGGERTLPAEYASRHVELAFATTVHGAQGDTVDHAHLLIGETTGAASAYVGMTRGRHSNTAHLVADSLDEAREQWVEVFSRDRADLGPTHAAQTATEDIDRYGAQAPSTPRELDDVWSHHRRPEHLTLPAPAVLSRGRQR; from the coding sequence GTGAGCGGCGTGCACGGGGGAGTGAAGTTTTACCGCGGCGCCGCCGCTGCCGCCCGCTCCTACGTCGAGGCCGACCGCTCGCGCGTCGACGACTACTACCTCGCCGAAGGCACCGGCCTCGCCGCTCACTACGTCGCGACACCGTCGGCCGGCGACGAGGCAGTCGGTGTCGTGATGGCCGCGACGCTCGACGGTGACGGCTACGAGCGGTGGGTCGCCGGCTACGACGTCGAGACCGGCGCCGCGAAGGGTCGGCTCCGCACCGACGAGCGCGGGCTGCGGTTCGTCGAGGTCGTGGTCAACGGTCCGAAGACGTGGTCGCTCGCGGCCGCGATCCACCCAGCGATCGCCGAGGCGTACGACGCCGCACAGGAACGGGCCGCCGCCGAGATCATCGGCTGGGTCGCCGACCACGCCACGACGCGTGTCGGGCCGCGAGGTCGGCAGGTGCAGGTGCCGGTCGAGCGACTCGAGGCGGCCGTCGTACGGCACCACACCTCCCGCGCCGGCGACCCGCACCGACACCTCCACCTGCAGATCAACGCGCGGGCCTACGCCCTCGGCGCATGGCGCGGACTGCACTCGGTCGGCGTCGTGGACAGCATCGAGGCAATCAACGGGATCGGCCACGCCGCCGTCGCGTCCGACCCGCAGTTCCGCCGCACGCTCGCCGGGCACGGCTACACGCTCGACGCCAGCAGTGGCGAGATCGCCGAGCTGACGCCGTACGCCGGCCGGTTCAGCGCACGCGCCGCACAGATCAACCGCAACGTCGACACGTACGAGGCAGCGTGGCGCACGGCCAACCCCGGTCAGGAGCCCGGACCCCACCAGCGACGCTCGTGGGACCGCCGCGCCTGGGCCGACGCCCGCCCGGACAAGGTCGTGCCCGAGTCCGGCGCCGACCTCGCACAGCGGTGGCGCGAAGAGCTGCACGACCTCGGATTCCGCCCACCGACCCCGCCCACCGACACCACTACGGCGGCTCGGGCCTCGACCCCCATCGCCCGCATCCGCCGCGACGCCGTCGTCGAGCTCGCACTGGTCCGGCTCGGGGCACGGCGGTCCAGCTGGAACGCCGCCGACCTGCGCGGCGAGTGCGAGCGCATCGTCGCCAACGTCGGAGTCGTTGCCGACGGCGCCACACGCCGCGAGCTCACCGAGGACCTCACTGCCCGAGCGGTCGCCGCGTCCCGTCCGCTCCTGCAGCGCGACGACGTCCCCGACCACGTGCGCGCGCTGACCTCCGACCGCGTGCTCGCGGTCGAGTCCGACATCGTCACCCGCCTCGTCGACCGGGCCGAGCGTCCGGCCACGCCGGCCAGGGTCGGACGGGTCGTCGCACGGCGCGAGCTCGACGACGGCCAGCGTGGCGTCGTCGCCGCACTGCTGGGCACCGCGCACCTGGTCGTCGTCGAGGGCGCCGCCGGCACCGGCAAGACCACAACGCTCGCCGCGGCGAGCGACGGGCTCAAGGTCGACGGCAGCCGGTTGCTCGTCGTCACCCCGACACTCAAGGCCGCGCAGGTAGCGGGGGAGCAGGTCGGCTGCGACGCGTTCTCGGCTGCCTGGCTCGTGCACCAGCACGGCTTCCGCTGGGACGACAACGGACGCTGGCGCCGCGTCGAGGCCGCCGAGCTCGATGTGCGCGGCACGCCCGCGCGGCTCCTGCCCGGCGACGTCCTCCTCGTCGACGAGGCCGGCATGCTCGACCAGGACGTCATGCACGCCCTCCTGGTCGTCGCCGACGAGTCCGGCGCCCGCGTCGCGCTCGTGGGCGACCGCCACCAGCTGCCAGCCGTCGGCCGCGGCGGTGCGTTCGACCTCGCGATCCGATGGGCGCCGGACGAGGCCCGCGTCGAGCTCGACACCGTCCACCGGTTCGTCGACGACACCTACGCCGAGCTGACCCTCCAGATGCGTGCGGGCGAGCGCAGCGGGGAGGTCTTCGACACGCTCCTCGACCGCGGCCAGATCGTCATCCACCCGACCGAGGTCGAGCGCCTCGCGGCCGTCACCGCCACCGCAGTCACAGACCCGACATCCGCGCCCCTGCTCATCGCCGACACCCGCGAGCAGGTGGGCCTGCTCAACGCCGCCATTCGCGACCAGCGCCGTACAGGCGAGCCCGCTGCCGGTCGGACGCTGACCACCGACGCAGGGGAGCAGGTCAGTCGTGAAGACCGGGTCGCGACGCGTCGCAACGACCGTGACCTGGGCGTCGCCAACCGCGACACCTGGACGGTCGCGGCCGTGGGCAACGACGGGTCGCTGCACATCCGCGGGCGCGGGGGTGAGCGGACGCTGCCCGCCGAGTACGCCAGCCGCCACGTCGAGCTCGCCTTCGCCACCACCGTGCACGGCGCCCAGGGCGACACCGTCGACCACGCCCACCTGCTCATCGGCGAGACCACCGGCGCCGCCTCGGCCTACGTCGGCATGACCCGCGGCCGACACAGCAACACCGCCCACCTCGTCGCCGACAGCCTCGACGAGGCACGCGAGCAGTGGGTCGAGGTGTTCAGCCGCGACCGCGCCGATCTCGGCCCCACCCACGCCGCCCAGACCGCGACAGAGGACATCGACCGGTACGGCGCACAGGCACCCAGCACGCCTCGCGAGCTCGATGACGTCTGGTCCCACCACCGCCGGCCCGAGCACCTCACACTGCCGGCACCAGCAGTCCTCAGCCGAGGCCGCCAGCGGTGA